One part of the Aspergillus fumigatus Af293 chromosome 7, whole genome shotgun sequence genome encodes these proteins:
- a CDS encoding putative pre-mRNA splicing factor, whose translation MSPPAVSVVISPPAVDLDSYEPFDGQYNRTVDEILSDEPSFDASFDAYNSGISMDGSNGSLQRERAISRASVGKRTGPKKSPYFSTGQMSQRRIGSKRSITRIDVDEDDDDDEDEDEDDITPATSVEFVKIQVVDNNIEDEHHDNKTYAKANGNAVDDDIAEEDIVFASVGPEVQARLLNFIASHSFMRSGSYPVRRSKRRTFVCELYEQAKSTGMDEHSIDRLTNYVRKTYLELYGKDYVDTQGSEFGDEIDDVGGKRRRSLNDSKKDRKRKRLNGDAAKQKHKKSRSQSSQEKRTTSTADSHNNSKREVIDLEAEYPLADFSASATEPEGFESKSTAEELPRRRPSISKQSGRSSNDDRSNDLSLITPENRNSKASVSIPSRHSLRSPANSKDEPIFLESDSDGPRDSATAVPKAHSTNPIHSDKPTTREESIARAKKKKNHRKRRSRRRKRAERYRENLKDSQIQNLAAEDRHIEEDATTNNTDDSQSVTASDEVTSKYFTSPQQVDGLASSVPSQIPTTYFTSSVRDYEPIPEKARQILTEVGLSFDILASDSESDLSDVQSDDGILDHDAFLRDVIQPPVLGETFDRSAEGIPKTPLKSALAADPDVPFVMALRPRPPKVSPYFPKPLIDPDSCLPFPSIDAPTFGLVQEQLAHDPFRLLIATIFLNRTRGGVALPVLFQVFEHFPTAQDMSTAEFSKLVSMIHSLGFQNERARKCIDLAKTWLERPPTKGRRYRRLHYPRKMDGKDVGRDECIGDDENDTRVAWEIAHLPGVGPYSLDSWRIFCRDELRGLAKDWKGNGAASADFEPEWKSVLPQDKELRAYLTWMWLKEGWIWDRHTGERKRASDKMMRAARRGGVAQEQDGNFVLEMSPVKKVANGLTAWS comes from the exons ATGTCACCTCCTGCTGTTTCCGTCGTCATCTCCCCTCCCGCTGTCGACTTGGACTCCTACGAACCCTTTGACGGGCAATACAATCGCACTGTGGACGAGATCCTCTCGGACGAACCTAGCTTCGACGCCTCATTCGACGCATACAATAGTGGCATCTCCATGGACGGGTCAAATGGCTCTTTACAGCGAGAGCGTGCGATCAGTCGAGCCTCCGTTGGCAAAAGAACTGGTCCCAAGAAGTCGCCTTACTTCTCGACGGGCCAGATGTCTCAGCGGCGTATCGGATCGAAGAGGAGTATTACCCGAATTGAtgtcgacgaagacgacgacgatgacgaggacgaggacgaggacgacatTACCCCTGCTACGTCGGTCGAATTTGTGAAAATCCAGGTGGTCGATAACAACATCGAGGACGAGCACCATGATAATAAAACATATGCTAAAGCCAATGGGAATGCTGTCGACGATGACATCGCTGAGGAAGATATTGTTTTCGCTTCAGTTGGACCAGAAGTGCAGGCTCGCTTGCTGAATTTCATTGCATCGCATTCATTTATGCGTAGTGGTTCATATCCTGTCAGGCGGTCCAAAAGGCGGACCTTTGTGTGCGAACTCTATGAGCAAGCGAAATCGACTGGAATGGACGAGCACTCGATCGACAGGTTGACAAACTACGTGAGGAAGACATATCTCGAACTATATGGAAAAGACTATGTCGATACCCAAGGCTCAGAATTTGGTGACGAGATTGACGACGTTggggggaagagaagaaggtccTTGAACGACTCCAAAAAGGATCGGAAGAGGAAGCGGTTGAATGGCGACGCAGCTAAACAGAAACATAAGAAGAGCAGATCGCAATCTTCGCAGGAGAAGCGTACTACGTCAACGGCTGACTCGCACAACAATTCCAAGCGTGAAGTAATCGACCTTGAGGCCGAGTATCCTCTTGCGGACTTCTCTGCTAGTGCCACGGAGCCCGAAGGTTTCGAGAGCAAATCGACTGCGGAAGAGTTACCCAGGAGACGTCCAAGCATCAGCAAGCAGTCCGGTCGTTCGTCGAATGACGACAGATCGAACGATCTCTCTTTGATCACGCCGGAGAACCGCAACAGCAAAGCAAGCGtctctattccttctaggCACTCTCTGCGCTCCCCTGCCAATTCCAAAGATGAACCCATTTTTCTGGAAAGTGACTCAGATGGACCCAGAGACTCGGCTACAGCTGTCCCAAAAGCACATTCAACGAATCCTATTCATTCGGATAAGCCAACAACGCGCGAGGAGAGCATCGCCAGGgccaagaaaaagaagaatcaCAGGAAGCGCCGGAGCCgcaggaggaaaagagcCGAGAGATATCGGGAGAACCTGAAGGACTCTCAAATTCAAAACCTTGCAGCTGAAGATCGTCACATTGAAGAGGATGCTACGACCAACAA CACCGATGATTCGCAAAGTGTGACCGCCAGCGATGAGGTGACGTCAAAATATTTTACGAGCCCTCAGCAAGTGGATGGTTTGGCGTCGAGTGTCCCCAGCCAGATACCCACTACCTATTTTACTAGTTCTGTTCGAGATTACGAACCTATTCCTGAGAAAGCTCGGCAGATATTGACCGAGGTTGGCCTCTCATTTGACATTCTGGCCTCTGACTCGGAGTCGGACCTGAGTGATGTGCAGAGTGACGATGGCATCTTGGATCATGATGCTTTTTTGCGTGACGTGATACAACCGCCCGTCCTAGGCGAGACCTTTGATAGATCTGCGGAAGGGATCCCTAAGACTCCACTGAAAAGCGCATTAGCTGCCGACCCTGACGTTCCGTTCGTTATGGCACTTCGCCCTAGGCCTCCTAAAGTGTCTCCTTACTTCCCGAAGCCGCTTATTGATCCCGACTCCTGTCTACCTTTCCCCTCAATTGACGCACCCACATTCGGTTTGGTGCAAGAGCAGCTCGCGCATGATCCATTTCGTCTGCTCATCGCTACGATCTTTCTTAATCGGACTCGCGGCGGCGTTGCTTTGCCAGTTCTCTTCCAAGTTTTTGAACATTTCCCGACAGCCCAGGACATGAGTACAGCCGAGTTCTCGAAGTTGGTCTCCATGATCCATTCTTTGGGATTTCAAAACGAGCGAGCGAGAAAATGCATCGATCTTGCTAAGACATGGCTGGAGCGTCCGCCGACAAAAGGCAGACGATACCGCAGACTGCACTACCCACGCAAGATGGATGGAAAAGATGTCGGCCGCGACGAATGCATTGGCGACGACGAGAATGACACGCGTGTAGCATGGGAGATCGCACATCTGCCTGGTGTGGGCCCGTACTCCTTGGATAGCTGGCGCATCTTCTGCCGAGATGAGCTGCGGGGACTAGCGAAGGATTGGAAAGGCAATGGCGCGGCATCAGCAGATTTTGAACCGGAATGGAAATCGGTCTTACCGCAGGACAAGGAGCTCCGGGCATATTTGACGTGGATGTGGCTCAAGGAAGGATGGATCTGGGATCGGCACACGGGCGAGCGCAAGCGAGCCAGCGACAAGATGATGCGTGCTGCACGCCGTGGGGGCGTGGCTCAGGAACAGGATGGCAATTTTGTGTTGGAGATGTCGCCTGTTAAAAAGGTCGCGAATGGTCTGACTGCATGGAGTTGA
- a CDS encoding gamma-glutamyltransferase, with product MYHSGIGGGGFMLVRAPNGSFEFIDFRETAPAAAFEEMFNNSTHASTIGGLARRTNVSLSGVPGELRGLEYLHKKYGSLPWSVLVQPAIKTAREGFPVGQDLVKYMKSAVGDGIDFLVENPTWALDFAPNGTRLGLGDTMTRRRYADTLETIANKGPAAFYSGPIAETMINALQAANGTMTMEDLRNYTVAIRNVSQIDYRGYQITSTSAPSSGTVALSILKILSTYDGFFAPGNVNLSTHRLDEAMRFGYETKRTNLGDPLFVAGLDEFEENMLKQSTIDEIRRKISDYRTQNVSAYNPQGIESLNECEYRLAISLVTTINTLFGSQLMVPETGIIMNNEMDDFSVPGKSNSFGYVPSKANYIRPGKRPLSSITPAIVTRPDGKLFFLAGSAGGSRIITATVQNIIRVIDQGLTAAQALAQPRLHDQLIPNQVSFEYTYDNSTVDFMKSRGHNVTWVAPGQSTAQAIRVLPNGTFDAAGEPRQLDSGGFSI from the exons ATGTACCATAGTGGTATTGGGGGCGGCGGCTTTATGCTAGTCCGAGCTCCTAATGGCTCCTTCGAGTTCATCGACTTCCGTGAGACAGCTCCGGCTGCCGCATTCGAGGAGATGTTCAATAACTCGACTCATGCATCAACAATTGGTGGCTTGGCTAG AAGAACTAATGTGTCTCTAAGTGGCGTTCCTGGCGAGCTGCGTGGGCTGGAGTATCTTCACAAGAAGTATGGTTCATTGCCGTGGTCGGTCCTGGTGCAACCTGCAATCAAGACTGCTCGCGAGGGCTTCCCTGTCGGCCAGGATTTAGTGAAGTACATGAAATCGGCTGTTGGTGACGGCATAGACTTTTTGGTCGAGAACCCGACCTGGGCGCTCGACTTTGCCCCCAATGGCACTCGGCTTGGACTAGGAGACACCATGACTCGGAGGCGCTATGCTGATACCCTCGAAACCATCGCAAACAAGGGACCGGCTGCTTTTTACTCAGGACCGATCGCGGAGACAATGATCAACGCGCTGCAGGCCGCGAATGGTACCATGACAATGGAGGATTTGCGCAACTATACTGTAGCCATTCGAAATGTATCACAGATCGATTACCGAGGATATCAGATCACAAGCACATCAGCCCCCTCAAGTGGTACTGTTGCCCTGAGTATTCTGAAGATCCTGAGTACTTACGATGGCTTCTTCGCCCCGGGGAACGTGAACTTGAGCACACACCGACTGGACGAAGCCATGCGTTTTGGGTATG agacgaagagaacTAATCTCGGCGACCCTCTCTTCGTCGCTGGGCTGGATGAGTTTGAAGAAAACATGTTGAAACAATCCACCATTGATGAAATCCGACGGAAGATCTCCGATTACCGTACACAGAATGTGTCTGCCTACAATCCGCAAGGAATTGAGAGTTTGAATGAGTGCGAATATC GTCTGGCGATCTCCCTCGTCACAACCATCAATACCCTCTTTGGCAGCCAACTCATGGTTCCTGAAACTGGAATCATAATGAACAACGAAATGGACG ATTTCTCTGTTCCTGGAAAATCCAATTCATTCGGATATGTTCCTTCAAAGGCGAACTACATTCGCCCTGGAAAGCGTCCACTGTCGTCCATCACACCCGCCATCGTCACCCGTCCGGATGGAAAGTTATTTTTCCTCGCTGGCTCCGCTGGTGGTAGCCGGATTATAACAGCCACCGTGCAAAATATAATTCGTGTTATTGACCAAGGGCTGACGGCAGCGCAGGCATTGGCTCAACCCCGTTTGCACGATCAGCTGATACCAAATCAGGTTAGCTTCGAGTATACCTATGATAATTCAACCGTCGATTTCATGAAGTCTCGTGGTCATAATGTGACTTGGGTCGCTCCAGGTCAGAGCACGGCGCAGGCCATCCGGGTTCTCCCGAATGGGACATTTGACGCCGCTGGAGAGCCCAGGCAGTTAGATTCGGGCGGCTTCTCGATTTGA